A stretch of DNA from Leptolyngbyaceae cyanobacterium:
CCGGTTCAACAGTGCTTAAAACTGTTGACTCTCCCCATTTTCCTACCAAAAAATAAAGCAGCATAGCACCCACACCTAATAATAAAGCGATTCCCAATAATAAAGGTAACAACCTGGGTGTTCGGCGCGGTGATGAAAGCAGTTGAGTTTTCAGAGAGGATGGAGAGTTTTCAGATGGTAATTCCGTAATTGGATATGAGGGCAAACCAAGGCTGATTTTTGCGGTCTGTGACTTTTTTTTGCGGTCTGCTGTCTCTGGCTCCTTAACTTGGCAGTAAATCAAACCAATGGTGACGTTATCGTGGCCATTTTGAGTATTCGCAATTTCGATTAATTTAGCTGCTGCGGTTGCCAAATCGATTTTCCCAGCTAAAACTGGCAGAATTTCCGTATCCCAAAATTGTTCTACTCGGTCATTATCGCTGAGGCCGTCAGAGCAAAGTAGGAAAATACTATCTTCATCGATGATTAATTTTTGTACGGTGGGATGTAGGTTGTTTGAGGAACTCATCCCTAATGCTTGTACTAAAGAGCCAGACCCTAGTTGTTGTAAAGCTTCCCGGTATAAAGTATAGCCAAGGCGAACTTCTCGACTGGCTACATCATCATCGAGGGTGACTTGATGGCAACCAGTACTGGTAATCCAATAAACTCTGCTATCCCCTATATGGGTAACGTACATTTCGTGATTGTTGGTTAAAGCCATCACCAGGGTGGTTCCCATCCGTTGGCGATCGAATCTTCCTTCTCGATCGTTACGCTCGCTGATCCGATCGTTAGCATCGCAGACGGCGCTTTCTAATTGATTGATCGGCTGGAAATGGCTGACCTCTGCCTCTACATATTGCGAAATTTGAGATACTACGGTTTCAATTGCCAAGTTGGAGGCAACATTTCCGCCTTCGTGTCCTCCAATTCCATCGCAGACGACTGCTAGAACTTGAGAATCGATGGGAATTTGGTTAAAGCTTCCGCTAGGTGGATAGCAAGCATCTTCATTGCGCTGTCTGGTTGGCCCTGTATCTGTTAATGTAGCGATTTGATAGGTGCGAGTTTGCGATCGAGCCACCTCCCCCAGTATTCGATCCATCTGTGCAATTACTTCATCAATAGATATTTGCTGGCGGATCGTTTGCTGGCAAAGTTCTGCTAGAAAATCTGCTATTTCGGGTTTGGTATCGTTTACCAATTCTCGCCAAAATAGACCCAGGTCTTTGAGAGTTAATTCTTCGCGATCGAAAGATAATTCCAACAAGCGGACTAAAGAACCTTCTACTCTAAGCAGTTTTGGCTCTAGCAAACTACTTGCTACTCCCAGGTAGCTAAAAGGTTGCCACAAATGAGCGATCTGCCACAACCAATTTAGCTGACGTATGGTAGAACTGTTTTTCCATAGCGCTGTTAACTTTGGGAGCAACACAGGGGCTTCGTCTTTGCGATCGCTAAAAATAGGCGCTTGTTCTAAGAGCCAAATTTCTTGGTTTTGGTTTTTCTTAAGAGGTGGTAATTTTCCATACACTTGAGGAACGTGCAACTGGTAGGAAAATAACCGCAGGTATGGCAAAAGTGCATCGGGAATATCGGTGGGAAATAATGGGGTAAATCCAGGTTTAGTATCCAGCAAAATGCGATCGCGTTTGACCAAATAGCGATCGCCCAACAGTTTTCCAGGTTTATATCCTTCTATCCCAGCACCTACAGCCCACAAATAGCGTTTCGGTAAAGGAGTGCGACATCGCTGGCAAAATCTGTGCGCCTCGGGGTTGGGAGCCTGACAAAGTTGATTGGGACAAGTAATTTTAGCAGCGTCTCCCATGAAGATTCCTTCACTCTAAGCCTTCAGGCATGGCTGGCGATCGCCAACAAACCCAAGGCATCTCATTTGTAGTAAATTCGATCGATTTGATTAATAATTTTCGATTGTAGCGCCTGAATCATAAGTAGTTACCGATCTATTGATGGAAGTTATGCACTCTACTTGGATTAGATAGATTTTCTATCTGCGTATCCCAATCTCTGCTAAGAATCTTCTTTTTCGATCGCGCTTTGCCGCATCAACTGGGGCCAAACAATTAAGAAAAAGCCCATCCAGGTTAAAACGGGCAAGGAAATGACCGCTGTTACCCAAATAATTTTGAATAATAGCCAGCTACCACCAATTAACGTCACGCCTGTGAGTATAATCGACCAAGGCTGACACCACCAAGGTTTGTATTGCCAGGGATTCATAACTATCTTAATATTTTTAATGAAAGAATTTAGATGGTTATATATTAAGCTTTTTTCTTGTTAATGAGTAATCAGGACGTACCTCGGCAAAGCCACTCGACCATGCTCGGCATCAACAAACACTTATTTTTTTATTTTTTGCTTTCGCGTATATATAATCATCCATAATGAAACAGAACTATTTCTGCCATAGTTATGCTTCCACAAGCCAAAATAAATTTAATTTAAGTTAATATTTATTAATTAACGGCTGACATCTAAATTAAATCAGGAGTTTCATTAACCTATCCAATAGTGAACTTAAAAGCTTGGGTATTGGTTGGCGATATCGAAAATATTGTCCCTGTTTAGAATTATTTGAATCAATTTTTTGACAAAAAATAAGAATTTTAAATACTTTTAATTTGGTTGATTTTTACGATTTAACTTAACTTTATAAAAGGCAAGAAAAATTTGGCAAATCAGGAGCCATATACTTTTACTTTACTCAAGCACTGTTAAATTTACTATCCTGGCCAGACTTTCGGCGATCGCTCGGTCGAGCCGGGACAGTGGTAAAAATTAGCGGAAGTGCTAGTTAAAGAAATGAGTACGAAATATTACTTAGCTCCTGATTCTAAGCAATGCCAAAAAGAATTTCCGTTACTTGTCAGATACAACTTGTGGTAAGCCCATGCTATAATTTAGAACACGGCTATCTAAGTTGTAACTAATTTCACCTTTTTGTAAAAGCGATCGCACTAAATGCTCTAAATCCGAACCAATGCGACGGATATTATATTCAGTCAAATCCTCTCCGCTATACGACTCTACCAGTTCATCAAATTTGCGATAAACCTTTTGCAGAGACTCTTCATTCCAATTAAATTCATTATCTGGATCGATATCCAAAGTTAAAACGCTGTCACTGGGAACTAGCTCGTTGTTTTCGACTTCAGCGGTAAAGATCCGAATATGACGGGTGGTAGACTTGAGCAGCATAAGGGCAATCTTTCTCAAACAAAAGTTTTAATCATTGTAAACCCTTGTCAAGCTATTTCCTGCTTTTAGGACAGACAAGGGCAACCTACTAATTAATACTGACGTTATGTTAGCGAGAAATCATCCCTGTCTCCCGTGCATAAGCAAAAATTCCTCCAGCCTCGATCACTGGGCCAACTTCTCCGATCGGTTTGAGAGAATATGTTTGACCCAAGGTGTGGTTAATCAACTGATTCTGCTCAAAGTCGATCGAAACTTCCTGTCCGGTTTCAAATAAATCACACAAGCGTGCTTCCGACTCCCAAGGGTAAAGCTCACCTGTTGCCGAACAGTTACGGAAGAATATTCTAGCGTATGACTGTGCGACTACCGCTTCTACACCAGATGCACCTAAAGCGATCGGTGCGTGTTCGCGCGAAGAACCGCAACCAAAGTTTTCTCCTGCGACGATAATCGGATAAGTGGTCTTCATTTCTCCAGATGAAATAAACTTGCCATAACGATCGGGTAGACCTGCCATAGCATAGCTTCCTAGTTTTTCATATTCATCCGGTTTGGAAGGAACCAGCGTGAGATATTCTGCCGGAATGATTTGATCTGTATCGATATTATCATCCACTACAAAAATAAGGCCGCGAATTACTTTGCTCATGATTGATTTACTGGTTAATTTGACCAAAATTCAGAGGATAAAGCCCATCGCTAAAGCTAAGGGTATCAGTTTGCCGGAGATTAAAATTTCCGTCTTTTAAGTATGGGTAGCTTCAAGAACTTAAATGAAGCATAGCGCTACTACATCATACATTAAATACCTAAATAAATTAATCATTTAGCAATTAATATCTACATCCTTGGATATGTAATATCCTATTCCAACAAGTATATTTAAACTCATGAATTAAATAAAATAATTGGTTTAAATTTTTAATAATTTAAACTAGATAAAACTCATTTATTTTGATTAACTTACCAAGCTATTCGGCAAATTAAGCTTAAATATGGTTGCAAAAATCAATACTTTAATTAATTTTATAATTTATTACAAAATGCAATAAAGTTAGGATAAGTATTCAGACAAAAAGGTTGACAATTTTATTAAAATTTCTCATAGGAGAGTTAATTAAACAGATAATTATGAAACTAGAGTTTCAATAGAAATAAAAGCGCTCTGGAGGATAAAATTAAAAAAGCTTAATATTGTTGATATCGCAAAACTAGTTGTAATGCTAAAACCCGTTGCTAAGGATCGCGATCGCCTTTTTATCCACTTAGATAACTACCTGTAGCTCTTTACGCCAGCCGAACCATAATCTCCTAAAGCAACGGGTATACTTAAAATAGTTATATATTGTAGACCGCAGCCGAGCGGCCAATGGTTCTACAGAAGCTAGTTTCAGATATGGAGCATATTCTAGCTGTCAAAAAAAGCTAAATAAGCTCTATGACATTAAAAGCCATGACAAACTAGAGAAAGCAAAGTTTTTAGTTTGCCGTAAACCATAAGTAAGTTAATTTACCAATCAACTCATGAAAGCGAGTCCAAACCGTCTGATTTCCCCGCCAGCTGCTCTAATCGCAAAACTTGTTGGGGTAGTTTTGATTTTGTCTTTCCTACTCGACACTATAGTCCTGCTGATTCCCTCAGCACCACCTTTTAGCCCCCTAGATCGAGGTTGGCAACTCAACGCAATGACCCAGTTAGTCGAGCGCGGCTTTATACCGATGCTAGGTATGGGTTTATTGTTTGCGGGCGCTTGGATGGAAGAGCTAAATAGCTCCCCAGGTGGCAGTCCAGCTTGGCAGTATGTAAAACTAGGCACGTTAATTCTTTCGGGAATTTTGGGGTTAGTCTTTTTGTTGATTGCACCCCTGCATATTAATAATGTTCGACTAGCTAGTAATCAAAGACTTGAGAGAATTAATCAAGAAGCAACCCAAGCAGAAAGTCAACTGAGTAGTGCAGGCTTTAGGGCGCAAGTAGAACAGCGGCAAACTCAACTTAGAACGCAAATCGGGGATTTGCTCAAAGACGATCAGAGGCTAACTCAAACCATCAACAACCCTCAAGTTCCAGAACAACTCAAACAAGTACTGCAAAAATCGAAAGATAACCCAGCAGAATTGGATAAGTTTTTGAACGAACAAGCTAAAGACTTTAGCAATCAAACTCTCACTCAAGTTCGCGATCGCAAACAACAACTGGAAAAGCAAACCAAAACAGAAGCTTTAAAATCTCAGGTGCAAATAGGTGTTAGCAGTTTGTTTTTAGCGGTAGGATACTTCATTATTACCGCCACTGGATTGAGAGGATTGCTGTCTGCACAAATGGGGCCTCGAAAAGCATCCATGCGTTAGTAAATAGAAGTAGGGCAAGAAATTATTAGCAATGCTAAAAGAGTGAAGGTTTAGCTAATTAAACCCTACTCTACTCCTACTCTACTTTTGTTGTCTTGGGTAGTGACTTTAATGCCGAGCATCAGGGGAGTCTTGAGAGCAAAGTATTTTGTGAAAGCCTTAAATTTTGTGGTGGCCGAAAATTTTCCATGTTTTCGATTTATATCCTGACTTACAACGAAGAAATTGATATCGCTGATTGTGTCGAATCGGCTTTATTATCAGATGACGTAATAGTAGTAGACTCTATGAGTAGCGATCGCACCGTAGAGATTGCTAGCCGCTATCCAATTCGCGTAGTGCAGCATCCGTTTGAAAGCCACGGACGCCAGCGCACTTGGATGCTGCAATCGGTTCCCGCCGTTCATGAATGGGTTTATATTCTAGAAGCTGATGAGCGGATGACAAAAGAGCTATTTCAAGAATGCCTTCAAGCCATCCAAAGTCAGGAATATATCGGTTATTACGTAGCTGAACGAGTCATTTTCATGGGAAACTGGATTCGCCGCAGCACGCAGTATCCCCGTTACCAAATGCGTCTATTTCGGAAAGATAAAGTTTGGTTTACCGATTACGGACACACGGAACGGGAAGTTTGTGACGGAAAAACCAGCTTTTTAAAAGAAACTTATCCCCATTACACTTGTAGTAAAGGATTGAGCCGCTGGATTGACAAACACAACCGCTATTCTACTGATGAAGCCAAAGAAACGCTCCGTCAACTAGAAACGGGAAAAGTCAATTGGGGAGAACTATTTTTTGGTAAATCGGAAGTAGAGAGAAGGCGGGCGCTCAAAGACCTATCATTGCGCTTACCATTTCGCCCCCTGCTACGCTTTATCTATATGTACTTTCTGCTGGGCGGCTGTCTAGATGGGAAAGCAGGATTGGCTTGGTGTAGTTTGCAAACTTTCTACGAATATCTGATTTTATTGAAAGTCTGGGAATTGAAAAATCTGCCAAACTTGCACCTAGATCTAGCAAATAACGGACTTAGCGATCGAGAAGAAAAAGTCGATCCGGCTCGATTGAGTTCTTCCAATTAAGCAAAAAATACAGTATGCGAAAAAATGTTAAGTCTGATACCATCATCTCCAAGTCCCTATAGTATCTAAGTCCTTCCTTATAGCTATGCCATACTCGCTAGCCAAAATGGTAAAGGCTTAACTTACTCATTCTCCGCTCCCGTAAAATTTTCCTAGAGCAGAGTTTTCTAGCCGATCGGTGGACGACCTCATCTAAAGCTAGTATGGCTCTCCTCTAGAGTAGGTTAGGGTAAGGGAATAGGG
This window harbors:
- a CDS encoding HpsJ family protein; protein product: MKASPNRLISPPAALIAKLVGVVLILSFLLDTIVLLIPSAPPFSPLDRGWQLNAMTQLVERGFIPMLGMGLLFAGAWMEELNSSPGGSPAWQYVKLGTLILSGILGLVFLLIAPLHINNVRLASNQRLERINQEATQAESQLSSAGFRAQVEQRQTQLRTQIGDLLKDDQRLTQTINNPQVPEQLKQVLQKSKDNPAELDKFLNEQAKDFSNQTLTQVRDRKQQLEKQTKTEALKSQVQIGVSSLFLAVGYFIITATGLRGLLSAQMGPRKASMR
- a CDS encoding DUF6737 family protein, translating into MNPWQYKPWWCQPWSIILTGVTLIGGSWLLFKIIWVTAVISLPVLTWMGFFLIVWPQLMRQSAIEKEDS
- a CDS encoding NAD(P)H-quinone oxidoreductase subunit M produces the protein MLLKSTTRHIRIFTAEVENNELVPSDSVLTLDIDPDNEFNWNEESLQKVYRKFDELVESYSGEDLTEYNIRRIGSDLEHLVRSLLQKGEISYNLDSRVLNYSMGLPQVVSDK
- a CDS encoding protein phosphatase 2C domain-containing protein; translated protein: MGDAAKITCPNQLCQAPNPEAHRFCQRCRTPLPKRYLWAVGAGIEGYKPGKLLGDRYLVKRDRILLDTKPGFTPLFPTDIPDALLPYLRLFSYQLHVPQVYGKLPPLKKNQNQEIWLLEQAPIFSDRKDEAPVLLPKLTALWKNSSTIRQLNWLWQIAHLWQPFSYLGVASSLLEPKLLRVEGSLVRLLELSFDREELTLKDLGLFWRELVNDTKPEIADFLAELCQQTIRQQISIDEVIAQMDRILGEVARSQTRTYQIATLTDTGPTRQRNEDACYPPSGSFNQIPIDSQVLAVVCDGIGGHEGGNVASNLAIETVVSQISQYVEAEVSHFQPINQLESAVCDANDRISERNDREGRFDRQRMGTTLVMALTNNHEMYVTHIGDSRVYWITSTGCHQVTLDDDVASREVRLGYTLYREALQQLGSGSLVQALGMSSSNNLHPTVQKLIIDEDSIFLLCSDGLSDNDRVEQFWDTEILPVLAGKIDLATAAAKLIEIANTQNGHDNVTIGLIYCQVKEPETADRKKKSQTAKISLGLPSYPITELPSENSPSSLKTQLLSSPRRTPRLLPLLLGIALLLGVGAMLLYFLVGKWGESTVLSTVEPEIKPNTPTIASPVPTKSSDSLLPTGATIRIENGLAKNSQGKIVQLLLYPAPHQPSDKPPAPIGIIPGQTLLEVKTQVVLGQNRWLKLKVCTATEQEPNGKQLRSTNNSSSNNPPSSASAINFVKASQEGWVKQTDLELHIQQNGLQQPADSAKCKVPSPPATPTAN
- a CDS encoding glycosyltransferase family 2 protein, with amino-acid sequence MFSIYILTYNEEIDIADCVESALLSDDVIVVDSMSSDRTVEIASRYPIRVVQHPFESHGRQRTWMLQSVPAVHEWVYILEADERMTKELFQECLQAIQSQEYIGYYVAERVIFMGNWIRRSTQYPRYQMRLFRKDKVWFTDYGHTEREVCDGKTSFLKETYPHYTCSKGLSRWIDKHNRYSTDEAKETLRQLETGKVNWGELFFGKSEVERRRALKDLSLRLPFRPLLRFIYMYFLLGGCLDGKAGLAWCSLQTFYEYLILLKVWELKNLPNLHLDLANNGLSDREEKVDPARLSSSN